From the Desulfosporosinus sp. Sb-LF genome, the window AATAGTAGTACCCCTTAAAAATCATAGCTCGCATTGCTTCCAGCGTAGCTTTCTGCGTGATCAGCATACGACGGACATCCTCATGTTGAATGATAGGTACTCTACTCCCTTTAGGATTGTGAATAGGTCGACCCTGAATGCGCTCTTTGGCATAATTAACCGCATTGTTATACGCTACTGTTGCAACAGCTAGAGCACTGTGCCCTGTATCCAACCGCGACCCATTGATCATCTTAAACATTTGGGCCATGCCCTGTCCAAAGCCTTTTTCATCTGGAGGGCTACCTAACAGAATACCACGACACTGATTCTCTTCTCCGAAACTGAGCACAGCAGTCGATGAACCCTTGAGGCCCATTTTGTGTTCTATTCCAACAGTTGATACATCGTTGGCCTCTCCCAAATTTCCGTCTTCTTTAACCCACACCTTTGGCACGATGAATAACGACAAGCCCTTGGTTCCAGGAGCTGCTCCGTCAGCTCGAGCTAATACTAGGTGGATGATGTTTTCTGTGAGATCGTGATCCCCTCCTGTAATAAAGCATTTCGTCCCTTTAATCTTGTAAATCAATGGGTTATCGGTGGGATAAGCCTTAGTCGTCATATCTCCTACATCGGAGCCACCACCAGGTTCTGTTAAGCACATAGTTCCTTCCCAAATGCCCTCGAACATTTTCGGGGTGTAGAGAGCAATCTGTTCAGGGGAACCGAAGGCCTTAATCACGGACGCAATGCCGCCGCACAGTCCAACGTATGGAGACATTGCCGGGTTGGCGCCAATGATAAACTCACGCACTGCCTCATTGAGTATCTCAGGAAGAGCGCCCTCTCCCTCTACGTCACTGTTGCTAGAACCCCACCCGTTTTCTTGTATAAATTTGAAGGCCCTGTGGAAGGATGGGGGAACTGTAACTTTCCCATCCTTAAAAATCGCTCCGATCGTGTCACCATCATCATTGGTGGGAGCGACCACGTCTCTACACACTTTTAAGGATTGATCAAGAATTCCATCGACATCTTCGATACTGAGATAATCCTGAAAACGCTTTAAGCCAAGAATTTTCTTTCCATCCAGCCATTCTTTGATGATAAATTTATGATCTCGGTTGGTGTAAATAAAGTTACTAGCCATTATTACTCACTCCTAAAAGCTTATTTCTTTTTCGATCTAGGTTTCATTCCTGCGATAGCCCTTACAATGTCCTTCTTCGACTCCATATCGTACTGAGAGGTGATGGCGATCTGTTCCATAATTGGGGAACCGCCGCCATGATACGCTCCATAAAGCGTTGCTCCAGCGGAGCTAGAGAGGCCGAAATCAATAAAATTCATCCAAAACTTAATTTGTTCCTCGATCGGAATCTTCGGGTTTCGGTTCAGGTACTTCTCTAGTAGATTTTTGATATCGGGGTTGGTTAAGTCATTTTCATAAGGGAAGGTGGCTGGCATCCCTCCTGCAATATCGCACAGGATCTCTTGCTCATGGAACACGGCCTCACCCGTCAAGCATCTCCCGACATTAGCATAGATAGAGTTCGGGATATAGCTACCTGGGCCATACGGCACAACACCCATCCCTGGCACAAAGACTTCGGGTTTAGCGAGATCTGATGCTGTATAACCAGCTGCATATCCGAGTTCACCGGTCATAATTAACTTAGACAGCAATTCACGCACATGCGGCGTCTTTTCAATCCCATTGATTTCAGCTGCCAATGCACCCATACCGATAACATAGTCAAGCATGGCAGGTTTGCAACCAGAGTAGGAATGACGATGAAACAGGGCAAACAGCAAGGCCGCCATGCCACCGTGCTGTGTTTCCCCACACAGAAACACGCGTTCCCAGGGAATGAAACAGTCATCAAAAATGACATAAGAGTCTGTGTAGCCGTATTCTATACCCCTGTCATAGGTGTCGCGCTTACGATAATTGTGAAAATGGACGATTTGCTTTACCCCTTCATAGTCTGAAGGAACTGCGAAGGCCAATGCATAGGCTTCTTCGCCTTTTTGAAGTGCTCTGTTCGGCACTACCAGAATCTCGTCGGAGATCGAGGCTTCAGAAATATGAACCTTGCAGCCGCGGACAACGATGCCGTCACTCCGTTCTTCTACCACGTGCACATACATATCAGGGTCACCCTGCTCTGCTGGACGCTTCAAACGCTCGCCCTTGGCGTCAGTCTGCGCGCAACTTGCAACGAGGTCTTCTCGTTGGAATCGTTCTAGCCACTTAAGCCAGTTGTCATGGTATTTTGTTTTAGCCTTTGGGGACTTCTGGGCTTCATAAGACACTGCGTGGATCGCATTGGCAGCGTCGACTCCCATACACCGCTGGATACACTGTCCGACCTTGTTGACCATGAAGCGGGTCATATCTTGCTTCTTGTGCAAGTCTTCGACATTCTGGTGAATATGGTTGAAACGGTTGATGGTTTCCCCAGTAATGTGAGAGGTTGCTGTGCAAAGGTCTTTACTAGCAGGATCCCAGGCAGCGTCAAAGGTCAGGCCCATGACATTAATTGCACCTGCTTGAAGTTCATCTAGTCGATCGATCATTTGGCCATTAAAGTAAAGGTTACGATTCATCTTACCTAATCTCTCAATATATTGAGCCCTTGTTCTCATAGTCAATCTCCTTTTTTAAAAATTATAGTTAAAATATTCAGAAAA encodes:
- a CDS encoding acyl-CoA dehydrogenase, which translates into the protein MASNFIYTNRDHKFIIKEWLDGKKILGLKRFQDYLSIEDVDGILDQSLKVCRDVVAPTNDDGDTIGAIFKDGKVTVPPSFHRAFKFIQENGWGSSNSDVEGEGALPEILNEAVREFIIGANPAMSPYVGLCGGIASVIKAFGSPEQIALYTPKMFEGIWEGTMCLTEPGGGSDVGDMTTKAYPTDNPLIYKIKGTKCFITGGDHDLTENIIHLVLARADGAAPGTKGLSLFIVPKVWVKEDGNLGEANDVSTVGIEHKMGLKGSSTAVLSFGEENQCRGILLGSPPDEKGFGQGMAQMFKMINGSRLDTGHSALAVATVAYNNAVNYAKERIQGRPIHNPKGSRVPIIQHEDVRRMLITQKATLEAMRAMIFKGYYYLDLIEFGDDPADVSAAKRSIEVITPLIKAYCSDQGWLMITEAIQVYAGYGFTEEYPVARQARDVKIYSIWEGTNFIQSMDLVGRKWSLDKGSVFKEWMMEMATFVQANQNHSIFAREFGVLGKALLAYQELLGAVLGYFKDNIRLVPLYSTRILRITAELYGGYLLMQQALVAQDKLDQGNHDKDFYSGKVQSAKFYILNIVPDVMATVRIIKEADTSAIDIPEAAF
- a CDS encoding 4-hydroxyphenylacetate 3-hydroxylase N-terminal domain-containing protein, with protein sequence MRTRAQYIERLGKMNRNLYFNGQMIDRLDELQAGAINVMGLTFDAAWDPASKDLCTATSHITGETINRFNHIHQNVEDLHKKQDMTRFMVNKVGQCIQRCMGVDAANAIHAVSYEAQKSPKAKTKYHDNWLKWLERFQREDLVASCAQTDAKGERLKRPAEQGDPDMYVHVVEERSDGIVVRGCKVHISEASISDEILVVPNRALQKGEEAYALAFAVPSDYEGVKQIVHFHNYRKRDTYDRGIEYGYTDSYVIFDDCFIPWERVFLCGETQHGGMAALLFALFHRHSYSGCKPAMLDYVIGMGALAAEINGIEKTPHVRELLSKLIMTGELGYAAGYTASDLAKPEVFVPGMGVVPYGPGSYIPNSIYANVGRCLTGEAVFHEQEILCDIAGGMPATFPYENDLTNPDIKNLLEKYLNRNPKIPIEEQIKFWMNFIDFGLSSSAGATLYGAYHGGGSPIMEQIAITSQYDMESKKDIVRAIAGMKPRSKKK